One Microbacterium trichothecenolyticum DNA window includes the following coding sequences:
- a CDS encoding class I SAM-dependent methyltransferase gives MFDQVAAAYDRTNTVLSLGNDRLWRAATLRAVAPKRGERILDLAAGTGTSSMAFVPSGAHVVAADFSRGMIAEGRRRHADVPNLEFVQADATDLPFADGEFDAVTMSFGLRNVNDPRRALRELRRVTRPGGRIVVCEFSHPQSRAFNSLYRFYNGRVLPLVAKAVSSNAEAYDYLNESIRDWPDQATLARWMRDSGWDDVAYRNLTSGIVALHRGIRPAS, from the coding sequence ATGTTCGACCAGGTCGCCGCGGCCTACGACCGCACGAACACCGTGTTGAGCCTCGGCAACGACCGTCTTTGGCGCGCCGCCACGCTGCGGGCCGTCGCCCCCAAGCGCGGGGAGCGGATCCTCGACCTGGCCGCCGGCACCGGCACCTCGTCGATGGCGTTCGTCCCCAGCGGCGCGCACGTGGTCGCCGCCGATTTCTCGCGGGGAATGATCGCCGAGGGACGCCGCCGCCATGCCGACGTGCCGAATCTCGAGTTCGTGCAGGCGGATGCCACCGACCTCCCCTTCGCCGACGGCGAGTTCGACGCGGTGACGATGTCGTTCGGCCTGCGCAACGTCAACGACCCGCGTCGCGCGCTGCGCGAACTGCGCCGGGTCACCCGCCCCGGGGGGCGCATCGTGGTGTGCGAGTTCTCGCACCCGCAGTCCCGGGCCTTCAACAGCCTCTACCGCTTCTACAACGGCCGCGTCCTCCCCCTCGTGGCGAAGGCCGTCAGCTCCAACGCCGAGGCCTACGACTACCTCAACGAGTCGATCCGCGACTGGCCCGACCAAGCGACGCTCGCGCGCTGGATGCGCGACTCGGGGTGGGACGACGTCGCCTATCGCAACCTCACGTCCGGCATCGTGGCTCTGCACCGCGGCATCCGTCCGGCTTCGTAG
- a CDS encoding polyprenyl synthetase family protein, whose translation MTPRPPAAGTRLSGKLGLSDRIFAGLRSRTLLSTVEAGLSRVESELEVEVRSADRLADVAARYLYEAGGKRVRPMLAILTAQLGQGTTKEVVEVATALELTHLGSLYHDDVMDGADKRRGVPSAQTVWGNNIAILTGDLLFSRASQLMARRGERAIQLQADTFERLVLGQMHETVGPQEGDEPVEFYLRVLADKTGSLIAAAAQCGVIYSGAPEEFEQPMVVFGEKAGVAFQLLDDVIDLSPDPSETGKVPGTDLRAGVPTMPYLLLGHRSDAASADLRARIDEGQERIAAGADPSILDAALAELRDHDTTHETLRLAHRWSQEAIDALAPLPDGAVREALTRFARAVADRSA comes from the coding sequence GTGACCCCGAGACCGCCCGCGGCCGGCACCCGCCTGTCGGGCAAGCTGGGCCTGAGTGACCGCATCTTCGCAGGCCTCCGTTCGCGCACCCTGCTCTCCACCGTCGAGGCGGGACTCTCTCGCGTCGAGAGCGAGCTCGAGGTCGAGGTGCGCAGCGCCGACCGGCTCGCCGACGTGGCCGCGCGCTACCTCTACGAGGCCGGCGGCAAGCGCGTGCGCCCGATGCTGGCGATCCTCACCGCGCAGCTGGGACAGGGCACGACGAAAGAGGTCGTCGAGGTCGCCACGGCCCTCGAACTGACTCACCTCGGCTCGCTGTACCACGACGACGTCATGGACGGCGCCGACAAGCGCCGCGGCGTCCCCAGCGCGCAGACGGTGTGGGGCAACAACATCGCCATCCTCACCGGTGATCTGCTCTTCTCGCGCGCGAGCCAACTGATGGCTCGTCGGGGAGAGCGCGCCATCCAGCTGCAGGCCGACACGTTCGAGCGGCTCGTGCTGGGCCAGATGCACGAGACGGTCGGCCCCCAGGAGGGCGACGAGCCCGTCGAGTTCTACCTGCGTGTGCTCGCCGACAAAACCGGTTCGCTCATCGCCGCTGCGGCTCAGTGCGGCGTCATCTACTCGGGCGCGCCCGAGGAGTTCGAGCAGCCCATGGTCGTGTTCGGTGAGAAGGCCGGCGTCGCCTTCCAGCTGCTCGACGACGTCATCGACCTGTCGCCCGATCCGTCCGAGACCGGCAAGGTGCCCGGCACCGACCTGCGCGCGGGCGTGCCCACCATGCCCTATCTGCTGCTGGGGCACCGCTCCGACGCGGCCTCGGCCGACCTCCGCGCGCGCATCGACGAGGGGCAGGAGCGCATCGCCGCCGGCGCCGACCCCTCGATCCTCGACGCCGCGCTCGCGGAGCTCCGCGACCACGACACCACGCACGAGACGCTGCGCCTCGCGCACCGGTGGTCGCAAGAGGCGATCGACGCCCTCGCGCCGCTGCCGGACGGCGCCGTGCGCGAGGCGCTGACGCGCTTCGCCCGCGCGGTCGCCGACCGCTCGGCCTGA
- a CDS encoding DUF402 domain-containing protein, whose translation MSNRPAPGTRLLFEWRKWDGSPHWVQDSVYLGSDEWGEWFGQQVGWRSERPGASFVCRQPNVTLVPASGDWAFTHNADPHPVAVYIDLAWDIRWHTDGVPRGIDMDLDVVRRTDDRGIWIDDRDEWDEHRVRYGYPSEVVAHLEATALDLERRVRAGEAPFSDAVTGPWLARLAALATPDEQSGVRPRLDG comes from the coding sequence ATGAGCAACCGTCCCGCCCCCGGCACCCGCCTGCTGTTCGAGTGGCGCAAATGGGACGGCTCGCCGCACTGGGTGCAAGACAGCGTGTATCTCGGATCCGACGAGTGGGGGGAGTGGTTCGGCCAGCAGGTGGGGTGGCGCAGCGAGCGCCCGGGCGCCTCGTTCGTGTGCCGCCAGCCGAACGTCACGCTCGTGCCGGCCAGCGGAGACTGGGCCTTCACGCACAATGCCGATCCGCACCCCGTCGCGGTGTACATCGATCTGGCGTGGGACATCCGGTGGCACACCGACGGCGTGCCGCGTGGAATCGACATGGATCTCGACGTCGTGCGTCGCACCGACGACCGCGGCATCTGGATCGACGATCGCGACGAGTGGGACGAGCACCGCGTGCGGTACGGCTATCCGTCGGAGGTCGTGGCGCATCTGGAGGCGACCGCGCTCGACCTCGAGCGGCGGGTACGAGCGGGCGAGGCGCCCTTCTCGGATGCCGTGACCGGCCCGTGGCTCGCACGCCTCGCGGCGCTGGCAACCCCCGACGAACAGTCGGGCGTGCGGCCTAGACTCGACGGGTGA